From a single Rutidosis leptorrhynchoides isolate AG116_Rl617_1_P2 chromosome 5, CSIRO_AGI_Rlap_v1, whole genome shotgun sequence genomic region:
- the LOC139849450 gene encoding uncharacterized protein, translating to MSKSSLYGIGVKCEEIDRMARIFGCSVRKMPFTYLGMPIGQNMCKKYSWDPIVEKLKKRLSGWKSRTMSFGGRLTLIKAVLSSIPLYYFSLFRAPANIINLLEKSYSVVEHNQSGFGFAKIGICLESVFEKVFSDGRDVFFWEEQWIGESTLLESFPRIFRIENDKQVRVNDRLVFDNGSWVFHWNWSRELSVRLHGELVNLEEKISKHACLRDGDSKWMFKPSGKEEFLTCLIAKEIYDRILSKDSNTIETLRNNLLPQMVGLFTWRVLRGRILVRMELERRDHSRLQSLSIVRVGS from the exons ATGTCAAAAAGCTCATTGTATGGAATAGGTGTTAAATGTGAAGAGATTGATAGAATGGCTCGAATTTTTGGATGTAGTGTCAGAAAAATGCCTTTCACGTATCTTGGCATGCCCATCGGCCAAAATATGTGCAAAAAATATAGTTGGGATCCTATAGTCGAGAAGCTTAAGAAAAGATTATCGGGTTGGAAATCAAGAACGATGTCGTTCGGTGGACGGCTAACACTTATCAAAGCGGTCTTAAGTAGTATTCCCTTGTACTATTTCTCGTTGTTTCGTGCTCCCGCCAACATCATCAACCTTCTCGAAA AATCGTACAGCGTGGTGGAACATAATCAAAGTGGGTTCGGATTTGCAAAAATCGGCATATGCTTGGAATCTGTTTTCGAAAAAGTTTTTAGTGATGGTCGAGATGTATTCTTTTGGGAAGAACAGTGGATTGGTGAGTCTACTCTTTTAGAGAGCTTTCCTAGAATTTTTAGAATTGAAAATGACAAACAAGTTCGAGTTAATGACCGTTTGGTGTTCGATAATGGTTCGTGGGTGTTTCATTGGAATTGGTCAAGGGAGCTATCCGTGAGGCTTCATGGTGAGCTAGTGAATTTAGAGGAAAAAATCTCAAAGCATGCGTGCCTTCGTGATGGTGACAGTAAGTGGATGTTTAAACCTAGTGGCAAAGAAGAATTCCTCACTTGTTTGATTGCAAAAGAGATATATGATCGTATTCTCTCCAAGGATTCAAACACTATTGAAACCTTAAGGAATAACTTACTCCCACAAATGGTAGGTTtattcacttggcgggttttgagaGGGAGAATCCTGGTGAGAATGGAGCTTGAGAGGCGTGATCACTCTCGATTACAATCTTTGTCCATTGTGCGAGTTGGAAGTTGA